A part of Streptococcus porcinus genomic DNA contains:
- the srlA gene encoding PTS glucitol/sorbitol transporter subunit IIC: MDYITKFAEGFMKLFQLGGETFISWMTGIVPVVLMLLVAMNAFIALLGEERVNKLAAVSAKNPISRYMILPFISAFMLGNPMAISMGRFMPEYYKPSYVASQMQFCHTSNGVFPHINPGELFVWLGIATGIKTLGLSQMELAVRYLLVGLIMNFIGGWVTDFTTAYVAKQQGVTLSKTVKLD, encoded by the coding sequence ATGGATTATATTACAAAATTTGCAGAAGGTTTTATGAAACTTTTTCAATTAGGTGGTGAAACCTTTATTAGTTGGATGACAGGTATTGTTCCTGTAGTATTAATGCTTTTAGTTGCTATGAATGCCTTTATTGCCTTATTAGGTGAGGAGCGTGTGAATAAGCTAGCAGCTGTATCTGCTAAAAATCCTATTAGTCGTTACATGATTCTTCCCTTTATCTCAGCTTTTATGCTTGGGAATCCAATGGCTATCAGTATGGGACGCTTTATGCCTGAATATTATAAACCTAGTTATGTTGCTTCGCAAATGCAATTTTGTCACACGTCCAATGGCGTTTTTCCTCATATTAATCCCGGTGAGTTATTTGTTTGGTTAGGGATTGCGACAGGTATTAAAACATTAGGATTAAGCCAAATGGAATTAGCTGTTCGTTACTTACTTGTAGGTCTAATCATGAACTTTATTGGCGGCTGGGTAACTGATTTTACTACCGCTTACGTTGCCAAGCAACAAGGGGTGACACTAAGTAAAACAGTGAAACTTGATTAA
- the srlE gene encoding PTS glucitol/sorbitol transporter subunit IIB — protein MVYKSIKVVKGSGGYGGPLVITPTETKHKFIYITGGGEKPEIVDKIASLTGMEAINGFKTSIPDQEIALAIVDCGGTLRCGIYPKKGIPTINIVATGKSGPLAQYITEDIYVSAVGLNQISTTDETAPLSELSQEVSSKGSYDTSKKITEQRAESSFVARIGMGAGKVVATFNQAARDAIQTMLNTILPFMAFVSLLIGIIQGSGVGNWLAKLMVPLAGNIWGLVIIGFICSLPFLSPLLGPGAVISQIIGTLIGVEIGKGNIPPQMALPALFAINTQNGCDFIPVALGLTEADSETVEVGVPSVLYSRFLNGVPRVIVAWIASIGLYQ, from the coding sequence ATGGTTTATAAAAGTATAAAAGTTGTTAAAGGTAGTGGTGGCTATGGTGGTCCACTTGTTATTACTCCCACTGAAACCAAGCACAAATTCATCTACATCACTGGTGGAGGTGAAAAACCAGAAATTGTTGACAAAATCGCTTCATTAACAGGTATGGAAGCTATTAATGGCTTTAAAACTTCTATTCCCGATCAGGAAATTGCCTTAGCTATTGTTGACTGTGGTGGAACTTTACGTTGTGGGATTTATCCTAAAAAAGGGATTCCGACAATTAATATTGTAGCTACAGGGAAAAGCGGTCCCTTAGCGCAATACATTACAGAAGATATTTATGTCTCTGCTGTAGGGCTCAATCAAATTTCAACAACTGATGAAACAGCACCTCTTAGTGAACTCAGCCAAGAAGTTTCCTCAAAGGGGAGCTACGACACCAGTAAAAAAATTACAGAACAACGGGCAGAGTCTAGTTTTGTTGCCCGCATAGGTATGGGAGCAGGTAAAGTCGTTGCCACTTTTAACCAAGCAGCTCGTGATGCTATTCAAACAATGTTAAATACTATTTTACCATTTATGGCTTTTGTTTCTCTTTTAATTGGGATTATTCAAGGGTCAGGAGTTGGTAATTGGTTAGCCAAGTTAATGGTTCCCTTGGCAGGAAATATTTGGGGGCTTGTTATTATTGGTTTTATTTGTTCATTACCATTTTTATCACCATTGTTAGGTCCGGGTGCTGTCATCTCACAAATTATTGGTACTTTAATTGGTGTTGAAATTGGTAAGGGAAATATTCCACCCCAAATGGCTTTACCAGCTTTATTTGCTATCAACACACAAAATGGCTGTGATTTTATCCCGGTCGCACTTGGTTTAACTGAGGCAGACTCAGAGACTGTTGAAGTTGGTGTCCCATCTGTTCTTTATTCACGTTTCTTAAACGGGGTGCCGCGTGTCATTGTTGCATGGATTGCCAGTATAGGACTTTATCAATAA
- the galU gene encoding UTP--glucose-1-phosphate uridylyltransferase GalU, producing MTKVRKAIIPAAGLGTRFLPATKALAKEMLPIVDKPTIQFIVEEALKSGIEEILVVTGKAKRSIEDHFDSNFELEYNLQAKGKTELLKLVDETTSINLHFIRQSHPRGLGDAVLQAKAFVGNEPFIVMLGDDLMDITDNQAVPLTKQLMDDYQTTHAATIAVMKVPHSDVSSYGVIAPHGKAVNGLYSVDNFVEKPKPEDAPSDLAIIGRYLLTPEIFGILENQAPGAGNEVQLTDAIDTLNKTQRVFAREFTGKRYDVGDKFGFMKTSIDYALKHPQVKEDLKDYIIKLGHALETKSKTKD from the coding sequence ATGACTAAAGTAAGAAAAGCAATTATCCCGGCGGCAGGTTTAGGAACGCGTTTTTTGCCAGCAACCAAGGCTTTGGCAAAAGAAATGTTACCTATCGTTGACAAACCAACCATTCAATTCATCGTCGAAGAGGCTCTCAAATCTGGTATTGAAGAGATTCTAGTTGTAACTGGTAAAGCTAAACGCTCTATTGAAGACCACTTTGACTCAAACTTTGAATTGGAATATAATCTGCAAGCTAAAGGTAAAACTGAATTACTAAAATTGGTTGACGAAACAACTTCAATCAACCTACACTTTATTCGCCAAAGCCACCCCCGTGGACTAGGTGACGCTGTTTTACAAGCTAAAGCCTTTGTGGGCAATGAACCTTTTATTGTGATGTTGGGCGACGACTTAATGGATATCACAGATAATCAAGCTGTTCCTTTGACTAAACAACTGATGGACGACTACCAGACAACTCATGCTGCAACCATCGCTGTTATGAAAGTTCCACATTCCGATGTTTCATCTTATGGCGTTATTGCACCACACGGAAAGGCTGTTAATGGTTTGTATAGCGTTGACAATTTTGTTGAAAAACCAAAACCAGAAGATGCTCCAAGTGACCTAGCTATCATCGGTCGTTACTTGCTCACTCCAGAAATTTTCGGCATTCTTGAAAACCAAGCTCCAGGTGCAGGAAATGAAGTTCAATTAACTGATGCTATTGATACACTAAATAAAACTCAGCGTGTCTTTGCCCGTGAATTCACTGGCAAACGTTATGACGTGGGTGACAAATTTGGTTTTATGAAAACATCAATTGACTATGCTCTAAAACACCCTCAAGTAAAAGAGGATCTTAAAGACTATATCATCAAACTTGGACATGCTCTAGAAACTAAATCAAAAACTAAAGACTAA
- a CDS encoding ABC transporter ATP-binding protein — MLKKAILKYKWYALGSFVMIIGVVASTLLQPHYLKDVLEAVIKNDKEKIAQVGILLLIIAGIGLIAGTVNTILSAKIAQGVSADIREETFRKIQSFSYANVEKFNAGNLVVRMTNDVNQIQNLVMMLFQVLFRLPILFIGAFYMAVQTLPKLWWILVLMVILIAIIMALVMSQMGPRFGKFQSLMDKINRIAKENLRGVRVVKSFVQEREQYAKFKETSNELLGLNLFIGYGFSMMQPALMLVSYLAVYVSILIVSGMVKTEPTVIGSIASFMTYMMQIMFSIIMVGFMGMQASRAFISIGRLKEVLDTEPAMTYVNSEDETEISGDIVFEEVSFTYPNEEEPTLKDISFSIQSGQMVGVVGATGAGKSTLAQLIPRLFDPQKGRILVGGKDLKSLSQQTLKENISIVLQKAILFSGTIADNLRQGNAKADFDTMQRAATIAQAREFIDRMDDGYESQVEERGNNFSGGQKQRMSIARGVINNPKILVLDDSTSALDAKSEKLVQDALNHDLKGTTTIVIAQKISSVVKADIILVLDNGRLIGQGKHADLIANNAVYREIYETQKGKEED, encoded by the coding sequence ATGCTTAAAAAAGCCATTCTTAAATATAAGTGGTATGCACTGGGCTCTTTTGTGATGATTATTGGTGTGGTAGCTAGTACTTTGTTACAGCCACATTATCTGAAAGATGTCCTAGAAGCTGTTATTAAAAATGATAAAGAAAAAATAGCACAAGTTGGGATTTTGCTGTTGATTATTGCCGGAATCGGTTTAATTGCTGGGACAGTCAATACCATTTTATCAGCTAAAATCGCCCAAGGTGTTTCAGCTGATATTCGGGAAGAAACTTTCCGTAAAATACAGAGCTTTTCTTATGCAAATGTTGAAAAATTTAATGCAGGAAACTTAGTAGTTCGAATGACTAATGACGTGAATCAAATTCAAAATTTAGTCATGATGCTATTCCAAGTTCTCTTTCGGTTACCAATTTTGTTTATTGGCGCCTTCTATATGGCTGTTCAAACGTTACCCAAACTGTGGTGGATTTTGGTCTTAATGGTGATTTTGATTGCTATTATTATGGCCTTAGTTATGAGTCAAATGGGGCCACGTTTTGGTAAATTTCAATCCTTAATGGATAAGATTAACCGTATTGCAAAAGAAAATCTTCGTGGTGTTCGTGTGGTTAAATCTTTTGTTCAAGAACGTGAGCAATACGCTAAGTTCAAAGAGACATCAAATGAGTTACTTGGGTTAAATCTTTTTATTGGTTATGGTTTCTCAATGATGCAACCAGCTTTAATGCTGGTATCTTATCTGGCAGTCTATGTCTCCATTTTGATTGTTTCTGGAATGGTGAAGACAGAGCCGACAGTTATTGGTAGTATTGCTTCCTTTATGACTTATATGATGCAGATTATGTTTTCTATCATTATGGTTGGTTTTATGGGGATGCAAGCAAGTAGAGCATTTATTTCTATTGGCCGTCTTAAAGAAGTCCTCGATACTGAGCCAGCAATGACTTACGTTAATAGTGAGGACGAAACAGAAATTTCTGGTGATATTGTCTTTGAAGAGGTTAGTTTCACCTACCCTAATGAAGAAGAGCCTACTTTGAAGGATATTTCTTTTTCTATTCAATCTGGCCAAATGGTAGGTGTCGTTGGAGCTACTGGTGCTGGTAAATCAACATTGGCACAGCTAATTCCACGTTTATTCGATCCTCAGAAAGGTCGTATCTTAGTTGGTGGTAAAGATCTTAAGAGCTTAAGCCAGCAAACATTAAAAGAAAATATTTCTATCGTTTTGCAAAAAGCTATCCTCTTTTCTGGTACGATTGCCGATAATTTGCGCCAAGGTAATGCTAAGGCTGATTTTGACACAATGCAACGTGCAGCAACAATTGCTCAAGCTAGGGAATTTATTGATCGTATGGATGATGGTTATGAAAGTCAGGTTGAAGAACGTGGTAATAACTTCTCGGGCGGGCAAAAGCAACGAATGTCCATTGCGCGTGGCGTTATCAATAATCCGAAGATTTTAGTATTAGATGATTCAACATCAGCTTTAGATGCTAAGTCTGAAAAATTAGTTCAAGATGCCTTAAATCACGACCTAAAAGGCACAACAACAATCGTTATTGCTCAAAAAATTTCATCTGTGGTCAAAGCTGATATTATTTTGGTTCTTGATAATGGTCGTTTGATTGGTCAAGGTAAGCATGCGGATTTAATCGCAAATAACGCTGTTTATCGTGAAATTTATGAAACACAAAAAGGTAAGGAGGAAGACTAA
- a CDS encoding PTS glucitol/sorbitol transporter subunit IIA has protein sequence MVKVFETKIIAVGPEAEEMIRNANMLILFGQGAPEDLAEFCYTIDNKTLLGNIEPGGKIMIDEDEYHITAVGSLVTKNLKNLGHITISFDGEQQASLPGTLHVLGSTSPNIGLGSRVLFMQ, from the coding sequence ATGGTTAAAGTATTTGAAACCAAGATCATAGCAGTCGGACCAGAAGCAGAAGAAATGATTAGAAATGCCAATATGTTGATTCTCTTTGGACAAGGAGCTCCAGAAGATCTTGCTGAATTTTGTTACACTATTGATAATAAAACGCTTCTTGGTAATATTGAGCCCGGAGGAAAGATAATGATTGATGAAGATGAATATCACATAACGGCTGTTGGTAGCCTAGTTACTAAAAACTTAAAAAATCTTGGGCATATAACGATTTCGTTTGACGGGGAACAACAAGCCTCTCTACCAGGGACTTTACATGTACTGGGCTCAACCTCACCGAATATAGGGTTGGGAAGTCGTGTTCTCTTTATGCAATAA
- a CDS encoding NAD(P)H-dependent glycerol-3-phosphate dehydrogenase — protein MKKEKIAVLGPGSWGTALAQVLNDNGHDVCLWGDSQEQIDEINATHTNSRYFKDIVIDKSIKATTDLKEALTDVDAVLFVVPTKVTRLVAKQVAATLDHKVIMMHASKGLEPGSHERLSTVISEEVPTHLRSDVVVVSGPSHAEETIVRDITLITAASTDLEAAKYVQSIFSNHYFRLYTNKDVVGVETAGALKNIIAVGAGALHGLGYGDNAKAAVITRGLAEITRLGVKLGADPLTYSGLSGVGDLIVTGTSVHSRNWRAGDALGRGEKLEDIERNMGMVIEGISTTKVAYEIAQELGVYMPITTAIYKSIYEGADIKESILGMMSNEFKSENEWH, from the coding sequence ATGAAAAAAGAAAAAATTGCAGTCTTGGGACCAGGTTCATGGGGGACAGCACTTGCACAAGTTTTAAATGACAACGGTCACGATGTGTGCCTTTGGGGAGATTCCCAAGAACAAATTGATGAAATCAACGCTACACATACTAATAGTCGTTATTTTAAAGACATTGTTATTGATAAATCTATTAAAGCGACAACTGATTTAAAAGAGGCACTTACAGATGTTGATGCTGTTTTATTCGTTGTACCAACGAAAGTTACTCGTTTAGTGGCTAAGCAAGTTGCCGCAACCTTAGACCATAAAGTTATCATGATGCATGCTTCAAAGGGACTTGAACCTGGCAGCCACGAGCGCCTTTCAACGGTCATTTCTGAAGAAGTTCCAACGCACTTACGGAGTGATGTTGTTGTTGTATCTGGACCTAGTCATGCTGAAGAAACTATTGTTCGTGACATCACCTTAATTACTGCTGCATCTACTGATTTGGAAGCCGCTAAATATGTTCAGTCCATTTTTAGCAACCACTATTTTCGTCTTTACACTAACAAAGATGTCGTCGGTGTTGAAACCGCTGGCGCCCTTAAAAATATTATTGCCGTTGGCGCAGGAGCATTACATGGTTTAGGTTATGGTGATAATGCTAAAGCGGCGGTCATTACACGCGGACTTGCTGAAATCACCCGTCTCGGTGTAAAACTTGGCGCTGATCCCCTAACTTACAGTGGACTATCAGGAGTCGGAGATCTTATAGTAACTGGCACCTCTGTCCATTCTCGCAACTGGCGTGCCGGCGACGCACTTGGGCGCGGAGAAAAATTAGAAGATATTGAACGTAACATGGGAATGGTTATTGAGGGAATTTCTACTACAAAGGTAGCCTATGAGATTGCGCAAGAGTTAGGTGTCTATATGCCGATTACCACCGCAATTTATAAATCTATTTACGAAGGAGCCGACATCAAAGAAAGCATCCTTGGCATGATGTCTAACGAATTTAAATCCGAAAATGAATGGCATTAA
- a CDS encoding ABC transporter ATP-binding protein: protein MKTARFFWFYFKRYKISFVFIAIAIILATYLQVKAPVFLGESLTELGKLGQKYYVAKMAGQSAYHPDTSAFMAVMTKLLLAYLFTALANLVYSLLFTRIVAHSTNRMRKGLFGKLERLTVSFFDSHKDGAILSRFTSDLDNIQNSLNQSLVQVVTNIALYIGLVWMMFRQDTRLALLTMATTPLALIFLVVIIRLARKYTDIQQKEVSALNAYMDEKISGQKAIIVQGVQKETIDGFVEHNEKVRAATFKGRLFAGLLFPVMNGMSLLNTAIVIFIGSSIVLNDKSISMAVGLGLVVTFVQFSQQYYQPIMQVAASWGELQLAFTGASRIQEMFDEAEEIRPQNAPLFTELKEEVAISHVDFSYKPGKKVLSDVTIKAPKGKMIAVVGPTGSGKTTIMNLINRFYDVDSGSITFDGIDIRDYDLDSLRKNVGIVLQESVLFSGTIADNIRFGNESISQEMVEIAARATHIHEFIKSLPEGYETMVTDDENIFSTGQKQLISIARTLLTDPQVLILDEATSNVDTVTESKIQKAMEAIVAGRTSFVIAHRLKTILNADEIIVLKDGKVIEQGNHHELLHQKGFYSELYHNQFVFE, encoded by the coding sequence ATGAAGACAGCGCGTTTTTTCTGGTTTTATTTCAAACGCTATAAAATCTCTTTTGTTTTTATAGCAATAGCCATTATTCTAGCCACTTACCTTCAGGTCAAGGCCCCTGTTTTTCTCGGGGAGTCTTTAACGGAGCTTGGCAAACTTGGTCAAAAGTATTATGTGGCTAAAATGGCTGGTCAATCAGCATATCACCCTGATACATCTGCTTTTATGGCTGTTATGACTAAACTTTTATTGGCATATCTTTTTACAGCACTAGCCAATCTGGTATATAGTTTGCTCTTTACACGTATTGTAGCGCACTCAACCAACCGGATGCGTAAGGGTTTGTTTGGAAAATTGGAACGCTTAACCGTTTCTTTCTTTGATAGTCATAAGGATGGTGCCATTCTTTCTCGCTTTACCAGTGATTTAGATAATATTCAAAATTCCCTGAACCAGTCCTTAGTCCAAGTTGTGACCAATATTGCTCTTTACATTGGTTTAGTTTGGATGATGTTTCGCCAAGATACCCGTTTAGCCCTCTTAACAATGGCAACAACGCCTCTTGCGCTTATCTTTTTAGTTGTTATTATCCGTCTAGCTAGAAAGTATACAGATATTCAGCAAAAAGAAGTATCAGCACTTAATGCTTACATGGATGAGAAAATTTCTGGTCAAAAAGCAATCATTGTTCAGGGTGTCCAAAAAGAAACAATTGATGGCTTTGTAGAGCATAATGAAAAAGTCCGAGCAGCAACCTTCAAAGGTCGCCTTTTTGCAGGGCTGCTCTTTCCAGTCATGAACGGGATGAGCTTGCTGAATACGGCAATCGTTATATTTATCGGTTCAAGTATAGTCCTCAATGACAAATCGATTTCAATGGCTGTTGGACTTGGATTGGTTGTGACCTTTGTTCAATTTTCACAACAATATTACCAGCCGATTATGCAGGTAGCTGCTTCATGGGGCGAACTTCAGCTTGCTTTCACAGGCGCTAGCCGTATCCAAGAAATGTTTGATGAGGCTGAGGAAATCAGACCTCAGAATGCTCCGCTTTTCACCGAGTTAAAAGAAGAAGTTGCCATTAGCCATGTTGATTTTAGTTACAAACCTGGTAAAAAGGTGCTTTCTGATGTGACCATCAAAGCTCCTAAAGGCAAGATGATTGCCGTTGTTGGTCCGACAGGCTCAGGTAAGACCACTATTATGAACTTGATTAATCGTTTTTATGATGTTGATAGTGGTTCCATTACTTTTGATGGGATTGATATCCGTGATTACGACCTAGATAGTCTTCGGAAAAATGTCGGCATTGTCCTACAAGAATCTGTTTTATTTTCTGGTACGATTGCTGATAATATTCGTTTTGGGAACGAGAGTATTAGTCAGGAGATGGTAGAGATCGCTGCGCGTGCTACCCATATACATGAATTTATCAAGTCTCTTCCTGAAGGTTATGAGACCATGGTCACAGACGATGAGAATATTTTCTCTACTGGACAAAAACAATTAATTTCCATTGCTAGGACACTGTTGACCGATCCACAAGTTTTAATTTTGGATGAAGCTACTTCCAACGTTGACACTGTAACCGAAAGTAAGATTCAAAAAGCTATGGAAGCTATTGTAGCTGGTAGAACCAGTTTTGTTATCGCCCATCGCTTGAAAACAATCTTGAATGCAGATGAAATTATTGTTCTTAAAGATGGTAAAGTTATCGAACAAGGAAATCATCATGAATTGTTACATCAAAAAGGTTTCTATTCAGAACTTTACCACAACCAGTTTGTCTTTGAATAA
- a CDS encoding MarR family winged helix-turn-helix transcriptional regulator, whose product MSRIIADLRDLTHQIEQISEEIAQKYNLAHLAGPQGHVLIFLSRNFERELFVKDIETELGISKSVASNLVKRMEKNGFIEVIPSQTDKRYKQVVMTQKGVEKLPLLQECRKDVENYFFKEITTEEFNVVRKVIDQLKQNMLDYKKGEEDA is encoded by the coding sequence ATGTCACGGATTATTGCTGATCTGAGAGATTTAACTCATCAAATAGAACAAATTAGTGAAGAAATTGCCCAAAAGTATAATCTTGCTCACTTAGCTGGACCTCAAGGACATGTTTTAATCTTCCTAAGCAGAAACTTTGAAAGAGAACTATTTGTTAAAGATATCGAAACAGAACTTGGAATTTCAAAATCAGTCGCCAGTAACCTTGTTAAGCGGATGGAAAAAAATGGGTTCATTGAAGTCATCCCATCGCAAACAGATAAGCGTTATAAACAAGTTGTAATGACGCAAAAAGGAGTGGAAAAATTACCACTTTTACAAGAATGTCGTAAAGATGTTGAAAATTATTTTTTTAAGGAAATCACAACGGAAGAATTTAACGTTGTCCGAAAAGTAATAGATCAACTCAAACAAAATATGCTTGACTATAAAAAAGGAGAAGAAGATGCTTAA
- a CDS encoding 5-formyltetrahydrofolate cyclo-ligase: MIKKDIRNKVLGTLKAMDKKEKYQKDLALLEAMVSTSTYQCAKVVATYLAMPTEYETALLIKQALSDGKLVLVPKTYPKGEMDFVAYDPKKLEKTSFGLLEPTSAIVVSKKDIDMIHVPGVAFNAEGFRIGYGAGYYDRYLSDYQGATISTIYDCQQIEFQAESHDVAVQEVLVI; encoded by the coding sequence ATGATAAAAAAAGATATTCGTAATAAGGTTCTAGGAACCCTAAAAGCTATGGACAAAAAAGAAAAGTATCAGAAAGATCTGGCCTTGCTAGAGGCAATGGTATCAACTTCTACCTATCAGTGTGCTAAAGTTGTAGCTACTTACTTAGCCATGCCAACTGAGTATGAAACTGCTCTTCTCATTAAGCAGGCACTTAGTGATGGGAAATTGGTTTTAGTACCTAAAACCTATCCAAAGGGAGAGATGGATTTTGTAGCTTATGACCCTAAAAAACTTGAAAAGACTTCTTTTGGTTTACTTGAGCCAACAAGTGCAATAGTTGTATCTAAAAAGGATATTGATATGATACATGTCCCAGGGGTTGCTTTTAATGCTGAAGGGTTTAGAATTGGCTACGGTGCGGGCTATTACGACCGTTATCTGAGTGATTATCAAGGAGCAACCATTAGCACTATCTATGATTGTCAACAGATTGAATTTCAAGCTGAATCCCATGACGTTGCTGTTCAGGAGGTTCTTGTGATATGA
- a CDS encoding transcriptional regulator GutM, translating into MDTIIVFVIIVIVAYLVQIILGMKQLKHFNQVYAQLRQKGRVAIGRRSGKIKAGTLVMFAIDQAGTVLDARKMQGVTVAARFKEMPQFIGQDIHYFDSYNPLIRRENKLLQVAIEDARNLFLRIEAGSYQEVPKYGSALDLDIHVKGLMTRLKYQLKK; encoded by the coding sequence ATGGATACGATTATTGTCTTCGTTATTATAGTTATAGTAGCATATCTTGTTCAAATCATATTAGGAATGAAGCAGTTAAAGCATTTCAATCAAGTTTACGCCCAGCTTCGCCAAAAAGGTCGTGTAGCAATTGGTCGCAGATCAGGTAAAATCAAAGCGGGCACGCTTGTTATGTTTGCCATAGATCAAGCCGGTACTGTTCTAGATGCACGTAAAATGCAAGGCGTAACTGTTGCTGCTCGCTTTAAGGAAATGCCACAATTTATAGGTCAAGATATCCACTATTTTGACAGTTATAATCCCTTGATTCGTCGGGAAAATAAACTTCTTCAGGTTGCTATTGAAGATGCTAGAAACTTGTTTTTACGAATTGAGGCTGGGTCTTATCAAGAAGTTCCAAAATATGGTTCGGCACTTGATCTTGACATCCATGTGAAGGGACTAATGACACGCTTAAAATATCAGCTAAAAAAATAA
- a CDS encoding rhomboid family intramembrane serine protease — MTYNLKKSPVTFFFLSLTILVFLAMQYYYGQAARSPQAVFHFGGMFGLAVKAAPNQIWRLLTPIFVHIGWQHFLLNTLTLFFIGQLAEAIWGSKNFFLLYILSGVMGNLLTLQLSPGVVAAGASTSLFGIFAAIVILGIFSENHHLKTFGKSYQTLIILNLVLNIFMPNVSLAGHLGGVLGGGLSAIFLANQVDPLLATKKQQGIAALVYGVISIFILVGIFI; from the coding sequence ATGACCTATAATTTGAAAAAGAGTCCGGTTACCTTCTTCTTTTTATCCCTTACGATTTTGGTTTTTCTTGCTATGCAATACTATTATGGACAGGCAGCCAGATCGCCTCAAGCGGTCTTTCACTTTGGTGGTATGTTTGGTTTAGCTGTCAAAGCGGCGCCTAATCAAATTTGGCGTCTATTGACTCCGATTTTTGTCCATATCGGTTGGCAACACTTCCTTTTAAACACGCTAACCCTCTTCTTTATTGGTCAATTAGCAGAAGCTATCTGGGGATCAAAAAATTTCTTTCTTCTCTATATTTTATCTGGGGTCATGGGAAATCTCCTTACTTTGCAATTAAGTCCAGGTGTAGTTGCTGCAGGTGCATCAACATCCTTATTTGGAATTTTTGCAGCGATTGTGATTTTGGGTATTTTTAGCGAAAATCACCATTTGAAAACTTTTGGGAAGTCCTATCAGACCTTGATTATATTAAATCTAGTGTTGAATATCTTTATGCCTAATGTTAGCCTAGCAGGGCACCTTGGTGGAGTCTTAGGTGGTGGCCTCTCGGCTATTTTTCTGGCGAACCAAGTTGATCCGTTGTTAGCAACTAAAAAGCAACAAGGGATAGCAGCTTTAGTCTATGGGGTAATAAGTATCTTTATTTTAGTAGGTATTTTTATCTAA